The Babylonia areolata isolate BAREFJ2019XMU chromosome 2, ASM4173473v1, whole genome shotgun sequence genome segment GACGCCTGAATATATGCGATACAATTAACAAAATACAGCTTATTTCGTCCACGTCAATGCAGTTTATACATTTATATCAGTGTTATTTCCTGACCTCGAGTGTATAAAAAAACAATTTCTTCTCTGAAACGTCAATGCTCGATTTCCCCGAGTCGAAATTGGCATGCCGTTTTAGAACCACACTGTTTTCGTTTTCAGTACAAAAGAGTAAACTGGGTCTGTGGAACGGGAAGGCTGcacgtttgtttggggttttgttttttttagtcgttCGTAAAGGTaattttcttcattattattatttttacttgcACAGTAGTAAAAGCATGTTCCAATTTATCTGTCATTTCAGTCTGTTGTCTGCGAAGTTGTACTGTTATAGTTTGGTCCACTTCTTCAGTGCCTGACTTTCGGGGGGAGTGAGATCAAGATGTCTCAGACGTTGAACACATGCAaaaggtgttaaaaaaaaagtaattaaaattaatgaaaaaaagtgTGTACAAAAAAGATTCATAGTTAACTTGTTACTCTACCATTATGCTCTGCCATTGTTTCGGAAGCAATATAGACTATTCTGCTTGGTTCCATACCGATTATTTCCAGAGTCCGTGACAGAGAAAGTGCCGTCCGGGGTCAATGACTTTTTATGGACGAATGACCACGTTTGTCCGGCTGTAGttgcacgaactcacacacacacacacacacacacacacacacacacacacacacacacacacacttgatttattatattttgggtttttttaaatttcatattATTTGAATCTTATTTGTCATTGTTTTAtcatttcatgttttattttatttagttattattattttcattcagtGCCTGACTTGATCAGGCATCTACTTAACAGAtggggtgaaacacacacacacacacacacacacacacacacacacatacatacatacatacatatatatatatatatatatatatattgaactcAACTAAACTGATGCATACAGTGATGGTGTTCTAATAATACGCTTATGCTTGTACAATGATCATAATCTGATAATGTCCATCCTGTAGACAAGATCAGTTCATGACTTCAACTCTTTTCATAACCAAAATGGAGTAGAGAaacccattcttctctctctctcgctctgtgtgtgtgtgtgtgtgtgtgtgtgtgtgtgttttccttcaggAGAATACTATAGATTAAGATTTAATTTATTCTTATctaagagtaagagagagagagaaaaaaagaagtgtcaaTTATCAGTGTACAAACTTTTTATGATTGAAGTGAATGACTCTGCTGAGCAGTAAACTGTTCACTTTTGTACATTTTGTTGCAGGCTTGTTGTTTAGATTACTAGATTACTGGTCTTTTGTTAACATGACTTTTATAGCAGTTTTAGAACCAGTATCTATGTTAATAGAAAATATGTTACTGAGAACCAGTGAATATATTTTTGTCTCGGGCAGCAGCAGAACCAAAATCCATTCCTTGCCTTCAGTGGTTACTTCAGATTTGGAGATTCTGACTCAAGTGGACGAACAGTATGGCAGAATGTAAACCGAAAAGGAACAGCTCATGTTCATCTGGGTCAGACTCCATGTCAGATGTTGCCACTGCTGTTGACATCAGCTGTGAAACCCCAACAGTGTCAGTGACTTGCAAAAATCGCATTGATGAGAATGACAAAATGTGGGTACCAATCAGGAATCTCAACGAGTACATTGTATGCGGAATTTGCCATGGATACTTGTTTgaagccaccaccatcactgaatGTATGCACTCATGTAAGTGCCACAATGTAATCTTGGGTCCTCATTCACACTATTAACTTTGAAAATgtagtcgttttttttttttttttgtactctttTGTTgaacttgaagtgtgtgtgtgtgtgtgtgtgtgtgtgtgtgtgtgtgtgtgtgtgtgtgtgtgaatgattaatCATTAATTGAAACATTTTTGTTTATTAAATTGGATTTTTTAACCACAAGGTTgcatagtgtatatatatatagatacagatagatatgtATTTGATTAAACTTTTGTTGTATGCTTGATcagtgagattttttttccattgggtAAACTGTGAATTGGTAGATTTACATAATTAATTTACCATGAAAATTGTTGATTTACTTTCATCAaattattgatttgtttttcctgtgtggGTTTTATATCAAATTACTGCACTTTCTTTTCCATGAGAGTACTTTACTGTGAAACAATATAGAAACAAGATGAACATTTGAACATCGTTTTGATtatgtttgaaatattttattctGTAAAATAAGTAAGAGTTGTTCAAGACCCAACTGTAACACAGTAGGGAAATCTGTGATCCAGTTTGCAAGAGCTGTATTGTGAGGCATTTGGAACGCAGCCTGCAGTGCCCAACATGCCGTGTACTGATTCACCCAACAGATCCATTTGTAAACATGAGGTTGGTGTCGCATTCTGTGTTGTTCTGAGTATATTTCATGAATGTGATcatatgtgactctctctctctctctctctctctctctctctctctgtgtgtgtgtgtgtgtgtgatattgacagagagagagtgccagaaactgagaaagacaaTGTGGACCTGAGATTTTGTTAAGCTGTCAAGAAGTTGTGCAAGTGTCATTATTCACTCGAATGGTCATGGTTTTGTCTGTTGGAAAAAGTATGGTATTACATTTGATGTTATAGCATacaccttgtttttctttttaatttgttgAACAAATGGTATCTGTATAAACTATGTGTGAATTTGTCCATGGAgcatgattgagtgtgtgtgtggtggttgttgagtACATGTTTTTCTATACATGTGTTGGCACATGTCTTTGTAGaattaaacacatgcacacatgagagctttttaaaaccaccaccccacccaaaacgCAAATatagttttaaaggttaaaagtttaTCCAaaactgttggggttttttttacgccTCTTCCATTAGTTTATAGAATAAATGAAGACATGTGGGCTTATATAATTAGAAATAATTCAGTATGTAATCATGCATCATCCAATGAGCTCAACAGGTTATGGCATTTGTCCTGTTTTTAATCTTGGGATTGATTTTCAAGAGTTCCTTTCAGTCCTCTGTGGATTATTATTCCTTGCTACTGGCCCCCATTTGCCATGTCTGGTATTTTTCCACTTGTAGATTCTAAGACAATGTAGAGGCTGTTGTTTTATCTATAAATTATGTTGTTTTTATCTTCAGCGTTTTGCTCATTTTGGCTTTTGAGAAATATTTCCATTACAAAAAAGAGGGCCCCTGCTGACCTATGGGGAGTTTCTCTTTGCTTGAGTAAGCGGTTTCTCTCTAGTTGACAGTCATGAGCACCAAGCAAGCCTGAAGAGCACCACACAGTGTGAAACAGCTGTTGCTTGCTGTGCTTACCAATCCTTTTTGAGGTACATTAGGACCGACATGAGCATACACATGACAGCTTTTtagaaccaccaccccaccccaaacagaaATACAGTTTTAAATGGTTAAAAGTTTAACCAACACTGATTTTTGACGAATCTTCCATTACTTTATAGGAAAAAtgaagacatctgggcttgggTTAAGAGTTTAAtctgtatttatatatgttttgtgtaagaatatatttttgttgttgtaatgttttCATTATTTGTCAAAATGATGTCTTCTCAAAGTGCATGTTGTTTTCCTTTCCAGGTTAGATAGACTTTTGCAAGACATTGTCTATGGTCTCTTACCAGCTGTAGCAGAAGGTAAGTTTGTGGCTGTGACTAATTCATACTCTATATGGCTATGGCATTATCTGTTGCATTTTTCACATTCATGGGTGATggaacgaaaacaaaagaaagattaaaaaaaccaaTCAAGAGCTGGGCTGCCCAGTGACATTAATTCTGCTTTGTCCCTGTTCTTTTTTTGCCTAGTTTTTTATGATTGTGCAAACATGTTTTCCATTTAGTTCAGTGCACACGgctgttaaagtgtgtgtgtgtgtgtgtgtgtgtgtgtgtgtgtgtgtgtgtgtgtgactctgtgctgCCTTCacgtgagcatgcatgtgtgtgtgtgtgtgtgtgtgtgtgtgtgtttgattgttagAAAAGAGCTTtcaaaagaaaggggaagacgaagagcagattatgctgtttttgttgaagggcactatgttgtttttttgccatctAAATTCATAAGCAAAAAAGTGTGTCTGTAGatagtttctttcagttttggtgTTCTTTTTCAGAGGAACTGGCAAAGGAAAAGAAATTCTACTCAGAATACGGTATGTTATGGAAATAAGATATTTGAATAAGTGTatttataaacaaagtgagtctgtcaTCTTTGTAATCACTTTCGGGTGTATGTGCTTCTAGGTCTAACTTTTTGTGGAAAATTTTGGCATAAGTGGTATGAGAACCAAATTTGGAACCAAAATTGGTCTGTATCAATAAAACCTGCCCAGTCATCCCTTTCACTATGATATAGTGAGCAGTGTGAGACAGATGTCATAGGTCAAGGTCATTAATAAGACATTATttgacaaaatgaaaaaaaggtttAATACAATGATGTTGACAGAGTTAAtgtttaacatccagttttcatcaaacGTAGTATGAGTGGCCACAGTTACAGCATGATCCCTATTGCAAGTGCAAGATCAAAGTTCAAGGTTAcagtattgatatgatatgatggtaTTGGTATGGTAATGATAAGAAAAGGTATGAACAAAAGAGATTGAAGGTCTTGCATATGACATTCATCAAACAATACCATGGTGGTTGTGGCCAAAACAAAAACGCTTTTAAAGGTCAAAGTCTCAATAATGTACATTGAAAAATGTTCTTTAGCAAGAGGATATGATTTGTATATTTGTTCTTCTCTGCGTAATTGGTATGTTTGATTAAGTGGGTATCACACCTGAGTTCTGCTGttaagtttactttttttttttttggagggggggggggggggagatatttgATATGAATCCCagaattgttttgtgttttagATGCCAAACTATCATCTCTGCAAAAAGTGGGGCAAATGCAAGGCAGTTTTCAGCCTTATCATCGTGCCGGTATGCACCAAGCTGTCAAGTCAGAAACATTGATGCCTCAGGTCAACCTCTTGTTAAACTGTAAATGGTGAGtaatttatgtgagtgtgtgtgtgtgtgtgtgtgtgtgtgtgtgtgtgtgtgtgtggctgttctactttctcattggtttattgtctgtttGCTACAAGGTGATTTGCACATTTTTATACAGTGGGTGTGGAGAGTGGGTGAGAGGGATTGGATGTGGGGAGGGTAAGAGGTTATtgagaaggcaaaaaaaaaaaaaaaaaaaaaaagagttaaaagtgGACTGGTGAGGTTttgggtgactgtgtgtgcgtgtgtgtgtgtgtgtgtttgggcatatATGTCAGAGTTAACATGTTGATGCATTAAAAAACATAATTCTTATTTCATGTATacgcacaaaagaaagaaagtgcagTATGTATTTAGTTTTTTGGCATCTGATTTTGGATTtgaatattttttaaattttgcttgtttgtttttgttttcttccgtcCTTTCTTGGACTTGTTTCATAGGGTTGGTCATGTGTTATATCAGGAGTTTTGTCTCAGTTCTTTGAAATGAAGCTctgatttctctttcttttttcagttcatCACCACTTCAGAAAGTGAGTACCCATGTTTTTACACATTTGTCAGCTGTATGGCAAGGCATATTTTATTTCATGCTTGCAATAAGTCTAAATTCAATTACACATActataccatgacccactggtgcctTGTCCTGTGGAAACTACTGCCCTGCtgaaggggggaaaaggaaagtagATGCGGCTTGTTACCTTCCCCCAGTACGTTATCTCCCCTGTGCTTGTCTGCAG includes the following:
- the LOC143298361 gene encoding polycomb group RING finger protein 1-like produces the protein MAECKPKRNSSCSSGSDSMSDVATAVDISCETPTVSVTCKNRIDENDKMWVPIRNLNEYIVCGICHGYLFEATTITECMHSFCKSCIVRHLERSLQCPTCRVLIHPTDPFVNMRLDRLLQDIVYGLLPAVAEEELAKEKKFYSEYDAKLSSLQKVGQMQGSFQPYHRAGMHQAVKSETLMPQVNLLLNCKCSSPLQKRLDRRFVRVTGEATVHHVALLIRRKLLLPEEHAIELYGSCQDGCVSLESTNTLSAVKAQHFEQEDCINLEYEIRPWECLE